A portion of the Edaphobacter lichenicola genome contains these proteins:
- a CDS encoding TrbG/VirB9 family P-type conjugative transfer protein, whose protein sequence is MKPPIPIVVSAGLALASTYVPCHAADTRPLQPNAPRTVIVAEADMPPVIRAGLLQSTLIALPADEKVANVFAGDTVDWVFDGGHVASRFISVKPRVANVSTDIHIVSDHGNEYTLQLHEISSEPDGHFDSKVFLVPGDQAARDRLAQLPVFVPLAELDKARQEITAAKTAQAAERKAEETKVEQYRSQYPGSLHFDYTWDKAKGNALGLEEIWRDDKFTYLRGRFQETPALYEVKDKKGSLINFDFNAGLYTVPKQLDNGYLAIGKQRVDFHRTGEGN, encoded by the coding sequence ATGAAACCACCTATCCCCATCGTCGTCTCTGCCGGACTCGCGCTGGCCTCAACCTATGTGCCTTGCCACGCCGCCGACACCCGCCCTCTCCAACCAAATGCACCGCGCACCGTCATCGTCGCTGAGGCTGACATGCCTCCCGTGATCCGCGCGGGCCTGCTGCAGTCGACCCTAATCGCTCTGCCCGCCGACGAAAAGGTCGCAAATGTCTTTGCAGGTGACACCGTCGATTGGGTCTTCGATGGAGGCCACGTCGCCAGCCGCTTTATTAGCGTTAAGCCAAGAGTCGCGAATGTGTCGACAGACATCCATATTGTTTCCGACCATGGTAACGAGTACACCCTGCAGCTTCATGAAATTTCCAGTGAGCCTGATGGCCACTTCGATTCCAAAGTCTTTCTCGTACCTGGTGATCAGGCTGCAAGGGACCGCCTGGCACAGCTTCCAGTCTTTGTGCCCCTTGCGGAGTTAGATAAAGCCAGACAGGAGATCACGGCCGCAAAGACAGCTCAGGCTGCAGAACGAAAAGCGGAGGAGACAAAAGTCGAGCAATATCGCAGCCAATATCCCGGCTCACTGCACTTCGATTACACCTGGGATAAGGCTAAAGGCAATGCTCTCGGCCTTGAGGAGATCTGGCGGGACGACAAGTTTACTTACCTGCGCGGCCGCTTTCAGGAGACGCCTGCTTTATATGAAGTGAAGGACAAGAAGGGTTCACTTATCAACTTCGATTTCAACGCCGGCCTTTATACAGTCCCAAAACAGCTGGACAACGGATATCTCGCGATCGGCAAGCAAAGAGTTGATTTTCATCGCACAGGAGAAGGGAACTAG
- a CDS encoding TrbI/VirB10 family protein has translation MPEPDQISPPTVPGRPESKRPLRKGMPVAIALVAIIALIGITNVSSLLGGNRKSAPASAMSMRPVAPNAQQVNSFETQQQLQVQRDAEEQQHQEELAVAMQQLQAAESVPGPEIAGAPPMTAAQRDAIYGSSPNAPVRTSNVSQAEAEAKQRKLAKEKQLQDALNSDTVAIDFAHTSGTSVHATVGQGATDVLRGHEELHPQTAADNGGGLPPDSGHDGLTSLEGASKQHPKTEDKADAMGGYTFDAYQGHIYRIFEGTVFEGVVTNHIDGGFSGPILVMLTTDYYSHDHQQLLMPQGTRLIGVVQSIGNAQQRKIFVTFHRAVCPDGFSLDFDKYIGLDPLGTTGLATKVDHGYLMAFGAAAAIGGLGGLAQIGNNGNVLTPSTEIRNGISGQSTAEGEQVLDHFLNRLPVITLKEGSRARVYVGRDILIPSYAEHRVDPTL, from the coding sequence ATGCCAGAGCCAGATCAGATCTCTCCTCCCACTGTCCCTGGGCGGCCCGAGTCGAAGCGACCACTTAGAAAAGGTATGCCAGTGGCTATCGCGCTCGTAGCGATCATCGCGCTTATTGGCATCACCAACGTCTCGAGCCTGTTAGGCGGAAACCGCAAGTCGGCCCCGGCTAGCGCAATGTCGATGCGTCCTGTCGCGCCAAACGCGCAACAGGTCAACAGTTTCGAGACACAGCAGCAACTACAGGTCCAGCGTGATGCGGAGGAGCAGCAGCATCAAGAGGAGTTAGCGGTCGCGATGCAGCAGCTCCAGGCCGCGGAGAGTGTCCCTGGCCCGGAGATCGCAGGGGCTCCGCCGATGACAGCGGCCCAGCGCGACGCGATCTATGGCAGTAGCCCGAACGCGCCCGTTAGAACCTCGAACGTTTCACAGGCAGAGGCGGAGGCAAAGCAAAGGAAGCTTGCAAAGGAAAAGCAGCTACAGGATGCCCTCAATAGCGACACCGTCGCGATCGACTTTGCCCATACGAGCGGAACCTCTGTTCATGCGACGGTTGGACAGGGAGCCACTGATGTTCTAAGAGGGCATGAAGAGCTACACCCACAAACGGCCGCGGATAACGGCGGTGGCTTACCTCCTGATAGCGGACACGACGGGTTGACGAGTTTAGAAGGTGCGTCAAAGCAGCATCCCAAAACCGAAGACAAGGCCGACGCGATGGGCGGATATACCTTCGATGCTTATCAGGGCCACATTTACCGCATCTTTGAAGGCACCGTGTTCGAAGGCGTGGTCACCAACCACATTGACGGCGGGTTCAGCGGACCAATTCTGGTCATGCTCACCACCGACTACTACTCGCACGACCATCAGCAGTTGCTCATGCCCCAAGGCACTCGCTTAATTGGAGTGGTCCAGAGTATCGGCAATGCCCAGCAACGGAAGATCTTTGTTACCTTCCATCGTGCTGTGTGTCCCGACGGATTCTCGCTCGACTTCGACAAGTACATCGGCCTCGACCCGTTAGGTACGACTGGTCTGGCCACCAAAGTAGATCACGGATACCTCATGGCCTTCGGAGCTGCGGCGGCGATCGGCGGTCTCGGCGGTTTGGCTCAGATTGGCAACAACGGCAACGTCCTTACTCCTTCGACCGAGATACGCAACGGAATCTCGGGACAATCAACTGCGGAGGGCGAGCAGGTATTGGACCACTTTCTTAACCGCCTGCCGGTTATCACGCTCAAAGAAGGTTCACGTGCGCGTGTGTACGTCGGACGAGACATCCTCATCCCGTCCTACGCAGAGCATCGCGTTGATCCCACACTCTAG
- a CDS encoding nucleoside hydrolase gives MKHLRKSSLWSLVLFSLLFAVISSPVLAAQDARYVIIDQDAVGPAGTDMNSMLVFLQSPHVNVLGITVLTGDGWRDEEVAHTLRLLELVGRTDIPVMAGAITPLVRTQQWTNAWEQIYGKVVYQGAWSSFRPKHGPFDVPKLQEGNPTTKVSDEDAAHFLIRMVHKYPHQVTIYAAGPMTNVAQAISLDPHFAELAAELVIMGGSLNPHTDDKEYIDSPRHEFNLWFDPEASTIVFHAHWPKIAVTPVDVSIETHLTKEMLDELKKSSSPAGQYIARYTRRPGDYLWDELAAAAWLDPSLITRERYVYFDVSVDKGVSYGDTIVWTDDDKPGLDLQKAHVQMDVDWPKFQKMFLELMSSPTPGAKNPQLELSQSH, from the coding sequence TTGAAACATCTACGAAAGAGCTCGCTTTGGTCTCTGGTTCTCTTCTCCCTTCTTTTCGCTGTAATCTCATCTCCAGTGCTCGCCGCGCAGGATGCCCGCTACGTCATCATCGATCAGGATGCAGTCGGACCAGCGGGAACAGACATGAACTCAATGCTCGTTTTTCTGCAGTCTCCACACGTCAATGTGCTCGGCATCACGGTGCTCACCGGAGACGGATGGCGAGATGAAGAGGTAGCCCACACTCTACGTTTGCTCGAACTCGTTGGCCGCACTGACATTCCCGTCATGGCAGGAGCGATTACTCCTCTGGTAAGAACGCAGCAGTGGACCAATGCTTGGGAGCAGATCTACGGGAAGGTCGTCTATCAAGGCGCCTGGAGCAGCTTCCGTCCGAAGCACGGTCCCTTTGATGTCCCCAAGCTGCAAGAAGGAAATCCCACAACAAAAGTATCCGACGAAGACGCGGCGCACTTTTTGATTCGCATGGTGCACAAGTATCCGCATCAGGTTACGATCTACGCTGCCGGGCCTATGACGAATGTGGCCCAGGCGATCAGCCTCGACCCGCACTTCGCCGAACTCGCAGCGGAGCTCGTCATCATGGGAGGCAGCCTCAATCCGCATACCGACGATAAGGAATACATTGACAGTCCACGTCATGAATTCAATCTCTGGTTCGACCCCGAAGCTTCGACCATCGTCTTCCACGCGCACTGGCCGAAGATCGCAGTCACCCCGGTGGACGTCTCCATCGAGACCCATCTCACGAAGGAGATGCTCGACGAGTTGAAGAAAAGCAGCTCTCCAGCCGGCCAGTACATCGCCCGCTACACGCGCCGCCCTGGAGATTATCTATGGGACGAGCTTGCTGCGGCTGCGTGGCTTGACCCAAGCCTCATCACGCGGGAGCGCTACGTCTATTTCGATGTCAGCGTCGATAAAGGCGTCAGCTACGGAGACACCATTGTTTGGACCGATGACGATAAGCCCGGCCTCGATCTTCAAAAGGCTCATGTCCAAATGGATGTCGACTGGCCCAAGTTTCAGAAGATGTTCTTGGAGTTGATGTCCTCGCCAACCCCGGGAGCGAAGAACCCTCAGCTCGAACTAAGTCAAAGCCACTAA
- a CDS encoding alpha/beta fold hydrolase, producing MTRRDFLYQATAASAPLFTPRLSLADVPHAAAIDAHSFHDTRRYAELPISRVAYIERGHGPVALFVHGYPLNGYQWRGALDRLQNHRRCIAPDMMALGYTVTPTNRPVTPETQVQMLAALLDSLHIQSVDLVANDSGGLISQLFIARYPERVRTLLITNCDVDTDSPPPPFVPLIDLADKHTLVDRFLAPQVADMALARSSRGLGGAYTWPDRLTEETIDIYLRPLVDDPDSKAKLEEYTSSLRANPLPPARDALCRWRGSARIVWGMKDTFFDPKSADWLDKNLPGSRGIRRLEEANLFFPEEMPDVIAEEAIVLWKNSPA from the coding sequence ATGACACGAAGAGATTTCCTCTACCAAGCAACCGCTGCTTCCGCACCGCTCTTTACGCCGAGGCTTTCACTGGCCGACGTTCCTCACGCGGCGGCGATCGACGCCCATAGCTTCCACGACACGCGCCGCTATGCCGAGCTTCCTATCAGCCGCGTGGCCTACATCGAGCGCGGTCACGGACCGGTCGCGCTGTTTGTGCATGGCTATCCGCTCAATGGATACCAGTGGCGTGGGGCGCTCGATCGCCTGCAGAATCATCGGCGCTGCATCGCGCCCGATATGATGGCGCTGGGTTACACGGTCACCCCCACCAATCGGCCCGTCACGCCCGAGACGCAGGTGCAGATGCTCGCCGCACTGCTCGATTCGTTGCATATCCAGTCGGTCGACCTGGTAGCCAACGACAGCGGCGGCCTGATCTCGCAGCTGTTCATCGCCCGCTACCCGGAGCGCGTACGCACGCTACTGATCACCAACTGCGATGTCGATACCGACAGCCCGCCGCCCCCGTTCGTTCCGCTGATCGACCTCGCCGACAAACATACGCTCGTTGACCGCTTTCTGGCTCCGCAGGTGGCTGATATGGCGCTTGCGCGTTCGTCCAGAGGACTCGGCGGCGCATACACCTGGCCGGACCGGCTGACGGAGGAGACCATCGACATCTACCTGCGGCCGCTGGTCGACGACCCCGACAGCAAGGCCAAGCTCGAGGAGTACACCTCTTCGCTGCGAGCCAATCCTCTGCCACCGGCACGCGATGCGCTCTGCCGCTGGCGCGGGTCTGCGCGCATCGTCTGGGGCATGAAGGATACGTTCTTCGATCCAAAGTCTGCCGACTGGCTCGATAAAAATCTTCCCGGCTCGCGCGGCATCCGGCGCCTCGAAGAAGCAAACCTCTTCTTCCCCGAGGAGATGCCCGATGTGATCGCCGAAGAGGCGATTGTTTTGTGGAAGAACAGCCCCGCATAA
- a CDS encoding GRP family sugar transporter — protein MFIVDNQAVAFLLCVVTMLGWGSWANTQKLAGKERWAFALYYWDYAFGVALLGVVFCFTLGNFGSAGSSAVANLRDASAGSLLRALASGALFNLSNILLVIAIDAAGMSLAFPVGVGLALVIGTVASYFHAPKGSPVLLGAGVVLIVFAMIMSAMATRQVQKQRSVSTSRGLLFAIAAGCLMGFFYPQLISSMSPNFNSEPIQLGYLTPYTALLLFGIGLLLSNVLINTVFMRVQGSTYREYREAKPKLHWLGLLGGAIWMIALSLNVIASGVAGPAVSYALGQGATLVAALWGVFVWKEFRGAAAGTRTLVALMLVGYTAGLILIGSAIM, from the coding sequence ATGTTCATCGTTGATAATCAAGCTGTCGCGTTCTTACTCTGCGTTGTCACCATGCTTGGTTGGGGCTCATGGGCGAATACGCAGAAGCTGGCTGGCAAGGAACGCTGGGCCTTCGCTCTCTACTACTGGGACTACGCGTTCGGAGTCGCTCTGCTGGGCGTGGTGTTCTGTTTCACTCTTGGCAATTTCGGTTCGGCGGGAAGTAGCGCTGTGGCGAATCTCCGTGATGCCTCCGCGGGCTCGCTGCTACGCGCGCTTGCCAGCGGCGCGCTGTTCAACCTTTCCAACATATTGCTGGTGATCGCGATCGACGCCGCGGGTATGTCGCTTGCCTTCCCCGTGGGCGTCGGGCTTGCTCTCGTAATCGGCACGGTGGCGAGCTATTTCCATGCGCCGAAAGGTAGCCCTGTACTGCTGGGCGCGGGCGTTGTGCTGATCGTCTTTGCGATGATCATGTCCGCCATGGCTACACGGCAGGTGCAGAAGCAACGTTCGGTTAGCACGAGCCGCGGACTGTTGTTTGCCATCGCCGCGGGATGCTTGATGGGTTTTTTTTATCCGCAACTCATCTCCTCGATGTCGCCAAACTTCAACAGTGAACCAATTCAACTGGGATATTTAACGCCCTATACGGCACTTCTGCTGTTCGGCATCGGCCTACTGCTGAGTAACGTGCTAATCAACACAGTGTTCATGCGGGTGCAGGGCTCGACGTACCGAGAGTACCGAGAGGCAAAGCCGAAGTTGCATTGGTTAGGTTTGTTGGGTGGTGCCATCTGGATGATCGCGCTTAGCCTGAACGTCATCGCATCAGGGGTGGCGGGGCCTGCGGTGTCGTATGCGCTGGGACAAGGGGCGACGCTAGTGGCTGCCCTCTGGGGTGTATTTGTGTGGAAGGAGTTTCGCGGAGCGGCAGCCGGCACACGAACGCTTGTCGCGCTCATGCTAGTTGGCTACACCGCAGGGCTGATTCTGATAGGCTCCGCGATCATGTGA
- a CDS encoding LacI family DNA-binding transcriptional regulator, with product MTDLFNRSSRRFALNAAQHEHPTCKFLSTLLVSLALRQFDLLSVHALVDETGVNINKRTATIQEVARRAKVSVGTVSNVLNDSNAVSSQLLRRVQQAMRDLNYHPNNHARSLKSRRSSVIGIIISDITNPFFPLVLRGVESAIVQHGYMLTIFNTDDDLERERQIFSLLRTHRVDGMLAVVAPNPANDVSHIVQAIDMGIPVVCLDRTPPGLNVDAVVVDNIRGAAMCVRHLVGLGHRKIGIINGSSWLQTARDRYKGYEMVLGEANIKIERDLVREGDFRFESGYKMTKDLLLSHSHPTALFVSNGTMGLGALQAFNELAIRCPDQVALAIFDDVPGGRMLRPSITSVVQPAYDLGVKAGELLLSRLTNKAGLSGPVTITLQAELIIGESTTGSGRAATARGAGRSSSRRKVVTPKR from the coding sequence TTGACGGATCTGTTCAACCGAAGTTCGCGGCGGTTTGCGCTCAATGCCGCACAGCATGAGCACCCCACTTGCAAATTCCTCTCAACCCTCTTAGTCTCCTTGGCACTGCGACAGTTCGATTTGCTCAGCGTTCACGCTTTAGTCGACGAAACGGGAGTCAATATTAACAAGCGCACTGCCACCATCCAAGAGGTTGCACGACGAGCCAAGGTCTCCGTTGGCACCGTATCAAACGTGCTCAACGACAGCAACGCTGTAAGTTCTCAGCTGTTGCGGCGCGTTCAGCAAGCGATGCGCGACCTCAACTATCATCCAAACAACCACGCCCGAAGTCTGAAGTCACGCCGCTCCAGCGTGATCGGTATCATCATCTCCGATATCACGAATCCTTTCTTTCCCCTCGTTCTGCGGGGTGTTGAGAGCGCAATCGTTCAGCATGGCTACATGCTCACGATCTTCAATACTGACGACGATCTGGAACGCGAGCGTCAGATTTTCTCACTGCTGCGCACGCATCGCGTTGATGGCATGCTCGCCGTGGTCGCGCCTAATCCCGCAAATGATGTCTCCCACATCGTTCAAGCGATTGATATGGGAATCCCTGTAGTATGTCTTGACCGCACACCTCCTGGGCTCAACGTGGATGCCGTCGTTGTCGATAACATTCGTGGAGCGGCCATGTGCGTGCGCCATCTGGTTGGCCTGGGTCACCGAAAGATTGGCATCATCAACGGCTCGTCCTGGCTCCAGACCGCGCGCGACCGATATAAAGGCTACGAGATGGTTCTGGGTGAAGCGAACATCAAGATCGAGCGGGATCTGGTGCGTGAAGGCGATTTCCGCTTTGAAAGCGGCTACAAGATGACCAAAGACTTGCTGTTGAGTCACTCGCACCCCACAGCTCTCTTCGTCTCCAATGGAACCATGGGGCTCGGCGCTCTACAGGCGTTCAACGAACTAGCGATCCGCTGTCCGGACCAGGTTGCTCTCGCTATCTTCGACGATGTTCCCGGTGGACGGATGCTGCGCCCTAGCATTACCTCCGTCGTTCAACCCGCCTATGACCTCGGAGTCAAGGCTGGCGAACTTCTGCTCAGCCGCCTCACCAACAAAGCTGGTCTCTCAGGCCCAGTCACGATCACCCTGCAGGCGGAGCTTATTATCGGAGAATCCACTACCGGATCAGGAAGGGCTGCCACGGCGAGAGGAGCGGGACGCTCCTCGTCACGAAGAAAGGTTGTTACGCCCAAAAGATAA
- the rbsK gene encoding ribokinase codes for MNSKPIAIMGVFAIDLAFRVNRLPVWGETVLGSEFRLGPGGKGSNQSVAAARLGAQVHFISKVGSDNFGDIARRTYKEEGVDTQFLFSSDSETTGAAAIIIDEIKGENAIVITPGAANALTTDEIDLARTKIAGSAVFMTQLELPLPIVIHGLNTAHGLGVSTILNPAPACALDDTTLALCDYLTPNESEAEALTGRRVASLEDAESAADQLLARGVRNVILTLGARGALVKTSSMTVHIEAFNAGPVIDTTGAGDAFNAGLAVALSEGMSLEDAARFGCVVAGISVTRHGTAPSMPRRAELERYKQAYSRR; via the coding sequence ATGAACAGTAAACCCATTGCGATCATGGGAGTCTTTGCCATCGATCTGGCCTTCCGAGTAAATCGTCTGCCCGTTTGGGGAGAGACAGTTCTCGGGTCCGAATTTCGTCTTGGACCCGGGGGTAAAGGATCAAACCAATCAGTCGCCGCCGCCCGTCTCGGTGCACAAGTACACTTCATCAGCAAAGTGGGAAGCGACAACTTCGGCGACATCGCTCGCCGAACCTACAAAGAGGAAGGCGTCGACACGCAGTTTCTCTTCTCCTCAGATAGCGAAACGACCGGCGCTGCAGCCATCATCATCGACGAGATCAAGGGCGAGAATGCAATAGTCATCACGCCGGGCGCTGCAAACGCTCTCACAACAGATGAAATCGATCTTGCCCGTACCAAGATCGCCGGTTCGGCCGTCTTCATGACCCAGCTTGAGCTTCCTCTTCCCATCGTGATACATGGTTTGAACACTGCACACGGGCTCGGCGTTTCTACTATCCTCAACCCCGCGCCCGCCTGTGCGTTGGACGACACGACCCTCGCACTATGCGACTACCTGACGCCCAATGAGAGTGAAGCCGAAGCTCTCACCGGCCGTCGGGTCGCGTCCCTCGAAGACGCAGAGAGCGCAGCCGATCAATTGCTTGCGCGCGGTGTTCGCAACGTTATACTCACCCTGGGCGCTCGCGGCGCTCTAGTTAAGACCTCGTCGATGACCGTGCACATCGAGGCCTTCAACGCAGGACCTGTAATCGACACCACGGGCGCAGGAGACGCATTCAACGCAGGTCTTGCCGTGGCGCTCTCAGAGGGAATGAGCCTCGAAGATGCCGCACGCTTCGGATGCGTCGTAGCTGGCATCTCGGTCACGCGACACGGAACAGCTCCGTCGATGCCACGAAGAGCTGAGCTGGAACGTTACAAACAAGCTTATTCAAGAAGGTGA
- a CDS encoding ArdC family protein, whose amino-acid sequence MSNERQDVYTRVTNKIIADLEQGVRTWMKPWNAGHTAGRITRPLRHNGIPYSGINILMLWAEDMDKSFTAPTWMTFRQALELEASVRKGEKGSLVVYASSITRTVEDDKGEETDREIHYMKGYTVFNVEQIEGLPEQYYGEPEVPTTSVERIDHAEAFFNATKADIRYRGDRAFYSNDGDYIQMPTIEAFRDAESFYATLAHEETHWTKHPKRLDRNFGRKVWGDEGYAQEELVAELASAVLCADLGITPEVRDDHAAYIANWLQVLKSDKRAIFQAASHAQRAVEFLCALQETAAEATLQNGSICSQLHAGSHKRGTG is encoded by the coding sequence ATGAGCAACGAGAGACAAGATGTTTACACACGTGTCACGAACAAGATCATTGCAGACCTGGAGCAAGGCGTGCGCACCTGGATGAAACCCTGGAATGCAGGACACACGGCGGGGCGTATTACTAGGCCGCTGCGGCATAACGGCATTCCTTACTCAGGCATCAACATATTGATGTTGTGGGCGGAGGATATGGACAAAAGCTTCACGGCACCTACGTGGATGACGTTTAGGCAGGCCCTTGAGCTCGAGGCAAGTGTCCGCAAGGGTGAGAAGGGATCACTTGTGGTCTATGCCAGCTCGATCACCCGCACCGTGGAGGATGACAAGGGCGAGGAGACCGACCGCGAGATTCACTACATGAAGGGCTACACAGTTTTCAACGTGGAGCAGATTGAGGGGCTCCCAGAGCAGTACTACGGCGAGCCCGAAGTACCGACCACCTCAGTTGAGCGTATCGATCACGCCGAGGCATTCTTCAATGCGACCAAGGCCGACATCCGCTATCGCGGCGACCGTGCCTTCTACAGCAACGATGGCGATTATATTCAAATGCCGACGATCGAGGCATTTCGTGATGCGGAGAGCTTTTATGCGACGCTGGCGCATGAAGAGACGCACTGGACCAAGCATCCCAAACGGCTTGATCGCAACTTTGGTCGTAAGGTCTGGGGCGATGAAGGCTACGCGCAGGAGGAACTAGTTGCCGAACTCGCGAGCGCTGTTCTTTGCGCAGATCTTGGCATAACTCCGGAAGTGAGAGACGATCATGCCGCCTATATTGCGAACTGGCTGCAGGTACTGAAAAGCGACAAGCGGGCGATTTTCCAGGCAGCATCACATGCTCAACGCGCGGTGGAATTTCTATGCGCGCTGCAGGAGACCGCCGCGGAGGCGACCTTGCAGAACGGATCAATCTGCTCTCAGCTACACGCAGGGAGCCATAAGAGAGGTACGGGGTAG
- a CDS encoding helix-turn-helix domain-containing protein, which translates to MPRTAPPPEPKITPFGVAEDGVMVLLRSDPVGVLDAPEFESVLLAVHVGAAARITCRRAGQVHTGSAVHGDIDLIPARTASRWTMHDGNDTSLIVALPAALLDDVAMRQELDPRRIELRNRFQMRDPQLENIAWALRGEMQAGNPTGRLYTDSLGVSMAARLIAQHSSLAPARAEASEQTGGLGGRRLKQTLAYIEDHLADAGGLSLQRIAAEAGISASHLKTAFRHSIGMPVHQYVLARRIERAKDLLMEGRQSILEIALATGFSHQGHLARHMRRSAGLSPKQMQRLFAEGAAPGRA; encoded by the coding sequence ATGCCGCGCACCGCACCTCCACCAGAACCGAAGATCACGCCTTTCGGCGTCGCCGAGGACGGTGTGATGGTGTTGCTTCGCTCGGACCCTGTAGGCGTGCTCGATGCGCCAGAGTTTGAAAGTGTCCTGCTTGCCGTCCACGTGGGCGCGGCTGCGCGCATCACCTGCAGGCGCGCGGGCCAGGTGCATACGGGCTCGGCCGTGCACGGCGATATCGACCTGATTCCCGCGCGCACCGCCTCGCGGTGGACAATGCACGACGGCAACGATACCTCGCTGATCGTCGCGCTGCCTGCTGCGCTCCTCGACGATGTGGCCATGCGGCAGGAGCTCGATCCACGCCGCATCGAGCTGCGCAACCGCTTCCAGATGCGCGACCCTCAACTTGAAAACATTGCCTGGGCGCTGCGCGGCGAGATGCAGGCTGGAAATCCCACGGGACGGCTTTACACCGATAGCCTAGGCGTCTCAATGGCGGCGCGGCTGATCGCGCAACACAGTTCGCTTGCACCGGCGCGCGCCGAAGCCTCCGAGCAGACGGGCGGCCTCGGCGGACGCAGGCTGAAACAGACACTTGCCTACATCGAAGATCATCTTGCAGACGCTGGCGGCCTTTCGCTTCAGAGGATCGCCGCCGAGGCCGGCATCAGCGCCTCGCACCTCAAGACCGCGTTTCGCCACTCAATCGGCATGCCCGTGCATCAATATGTGCTCGCGCGCCGCATCGAACGCGCCAAGGACCTGCTCATGGAGGGCCGCCAGTCGATCCTCGAGATTGCGCTTGCGACCGGCTTCTCGCACCAGGGCCACCTGGCGCGGCACATGCGCCGCTCCGCCGGGCTCTCGCCGAAACAGATGCAGAGACTATTCGCTGAGGGCGCCGCGCCCGGTAGAGCATAG
- a CDS encoding nucleoside hydrolase — protein MKPDWFQQNPDRRMFLKATTGSAIAAMIQGPSRAFGAPHMLPQAPTSHRSEATTATATKVIIDTDPGVDDAFALMLAMRSPELNVMAVTAVAGNLPLEITLPNALRMVEICDRTDIPVAAGASVPLIRRQVTASYAHGENGLGGVSLPPPKITAIKEHATELICRIVLEHPGEVTLIGLGPLTNLALALRSEPNLAKAIKSIVLMGGSLSGGNVTPAAEFNFYVDPEAASIVFNSGVPITMVGLDVTRKVELTEPYIRELEAGTNKPSRAAAGIARAIMATYRGHGEKGGPTLHDPLAVSALIRPDILTFESYRVQIETDGLITAGESVGWKRAPIRYAAAFENSPRVTSSDETFTANTRVAIDVRPDGFFRLLVDRITGNKQDNG, from the coding sequence ATGAAGCCTGATTGGTTTCAGCAGAATCCAGACCGCAGAATGTTTTTGAAAGCGACAACGGGCTCTGCGATCGCAGCGATGATTCAGGGGCCGTCGCGCGCATTCGGAGCACCGCATATGTTGCCCCAGGCCCCGACATCGCATCGCTCGGAAGCGACAACGGCAACGGCAACTAAAGTAATTATCGACACTGATCCGGGAGTCGATGATGCCTTCGCCCTAATGCTGGCCATGCGCTCACCCGAGCTCAACGTTATGGCCGTCACTGCAGTTGCCGGAAACTTGCCTCTGGAGATCACCCTGCCTAACGCCCTGCGTATGGTCGAGATTTGTGACCGGACCGATATCCCAGTGGCAGCAGGTGCCTCGGTTCCCCTCATCCGGCGGCAGGTCACCGCGTCGTATGCTCATGGAGAGAACGGCCTCGGCGGCGTCTCACTTCCTCCGCCCAAAATTACTGCTATAAAAGAACACGCCACGGAACTGATCTGCCGCATCGTTCTGGAACATCCCGGCGAGGTAACACTGATCGGGCTTGGCCCACTGACCAACCTTGCCCTTGCGCTTCGCTCGGAGCCAAATCTTGCAAAGGCTATCAAGAGCATTGTGTTGATGGGTGGCTCGCTTTCGGGCGGCAATGTTACACCTGCGGCTGAATTCAATTTTTATGTCGACCCGGAAGCAGCAAGCATCGTCTTCAACTCTGGAGTTCCCATCACCATGGTCGGACTCGATGTTACACGCAAGGTCGAGTTAACAGAACCCTATATTCGTGAACTCGAAGCTGGCACAAATAAGCCGAGCCGTGCTGCAGCCGGTATCGCACGCGCCATCATGGCAACCTATCGTGGGCACGGAGAGAAAGGCGGCCCAACCCTGCACGATCCTCTTGCAGTCAGCGCTCTGATCCGTCCCGATATACTTACTTTTGAGAGCTATCGGGTGCAGATTGAAACCGACGGCCTCATCACGGCAGGCGAGAGCGTTGGATGGAAGCGTGCTCCCATTCGATACGCGGCTGCCTTCGAGAACAGTCCACGTGTGACGTCATCGGATGAAACCTTCACAGCCAACACCAGGGTTGCCATCGACGTTAGACCGGACGGCTTCTTCCGTCTGCTGGTCGATCGCATTACAGGAAATAAGCAGGACAACGGATAG